A DNA window from Theobroma cacao cultivar B97-61/B2 chromosome 5, Criollo_cocoa_genome_V2, whole genome shotgun sequence contains the following coding sequences:
- the LOC18599684 gene encoding non-specific phospholipase C4, which yields MVSESSSSSSYPIKTIVILIQENRSFDHMLGWFKSLNPEINGVTGSESNPISTSDSNSSRIFFKDNAEYVDPDPGHSIQAIYEQVFGKPWSFDHDPNPPHEPTMNGFAQNAERTDKGMAEAVMKGFRPEAIPVYKELALNFAICDRWFASVPTSTQPNRMFVHSATSHGSTSNDTMKLIQGFPQKTIFESLEESGLSFGIYYQYPPSTLFFRNLRKLKYLKNFHQFDLHFKEHCEEGKLPNYVVVEQRYFDLLSVPANDDHPSHDVSEGQKFVKEVYEALRGSPQWNEMLLVIAYDEHGGFYDHVPTPTIGVPSPDDIVGPEPYYFKFDRLGVRVPTFFISPWIEPGTVIHGPSGPYPTSEFEHSSIPATVKTIFNLKEFLTKRDAWAGTFECVINRENPRTDCPVTLPEPVKMRDAAAKETAKLSEFQQELVQMAAVLSGDHKKKIYPHKLVENMTVAEAVKYVDGAYKKFCHECQKAKERGIDESEIVDLGELPQRSNSKSVVRKMFSCLIWDNCKLCIP from the exons ATGGTTTCAGAGAGCAGCAGTTCCTCTTCATATCCCATCAAAACCATAGTCATTTTGATCCAAGAAAACCGCTCATTCGACCACATGCTAGGCTGGTTCAAGTCTCTCAACCCTGAAATCAATGGCGTAACCGGGTCCGAATCCAACCCCATTTCCACATCAGACTCGAACTCATCCAGGATCTTCTTCAAAGACAATGCCGAGTACGTTGACCCTGACCCTGGCCACTCCATCCAAGCGATTTACGAGCAAGTATTTGGCAAGCCTTGGAGCTTTGATCACGACCCTAATCCACCCCATGAGCCAACAATGAATGGCTTTGCTCAGAACGCAGAAAGAACCGACAAGGGGATGGCAGAGGCAGTGATGAAAGGGTTTAGACCTGAGGCAATACCGGTTTACAAAGAGCTGGCATTGAACTTTGCCATATGTGACCGGTGGTTTGCCTCGGTCCCCACTTCAACGCAGCCTAACCGGATGTTCGTGCACTCGGCTACATCACATGGGTCTACAAGCAATGACACAATGAAGCTGATCCAAGGGTTTCCTCAAAAGACAATATTTGAGTCATTGGAAGAAAGTGGCTTGAGCTTTGGGATATACTATCAATACCCTCCATCTACCTTGTTCTTCAG AAACCTTAGGAAATTGAAGTACTTGAAAAACTTTCATCAATTTGATCTACACTTCAAGGAGCATTGTGAAGAAGGGAAGCTACCAAACTATGTTGTTGTAGAACAAAGATATTTCGACCTGCTATCAGTGCCTGCAAACGATGATCATCCATCCCACGATGTCTCTGAAGGCCAAAAATTTGTAAAGGAAGTTTATGAGGCACTAAGAGGTAGCCCCCAGTGGAATGAAATGTTGTTAGTAATTGCATATGATGAACATGGTGGATTTTATGATCATGTTCCAACTCCTACGATTGGTGTCCCTAGCCCTGATGATATAGTTGGTCCTGAACCATATTACTTCAAGTTTGACAGGCTCGGGGTTAGAGTTcctacattttttatttctcccTGGATTGAACCAGGAACAG TGATACATGGGCCTTCAGGGCCATACCCTACTTCAGAATTTGAGCATTCATCAATTCCAGCAACTGTCAAAACGATTTTCAATCTAAAAGAGTTCCTAACAAAGCGTGACGCATGGGCTGGCACTTTTGAATGTGTTATAAATAGAGAGAACCCAAGAACAGATTGTCCAG TCACATTACCTGAACCGGTGAAAATGAGAGATGCAGCGGCTAAAGAGACGGCGAAGCTAAGTGAATTTCAACAAGAATTAGTACAAATGGCAGCAGTATTGAGCGGAGaccataaaaagaaaatttatccACACAAGCTTGTGGAGAACATGACAGTGGCAGAGGCTGTTAAGTATGTGGATGGTGCCTACAAGAAGTTCTGCCATGAATGCCAAAAAGCAAAGGAAAGGGGAATAGATGAATCTGAGATTGTTGACTTAGGAGAACTGCCTCAAAGGTCAAACTCCAAATCTGTGGTTCGCAAGATGTTTTCCTGCCTTATCTGGGATAATTGCAAACTCTGCATCCCTTAA